Proteins from a single region of Pseudomonas sp. 10S4:
- a CDS encoding DUF3142 domain-containing protein, with the protein MSFVIRLSVLLAALVLNGCEHHDAPPLDQQLYVWQRQWTPAHEAALRDSRADFSTLRVLALQAFPQEGWRRARIDPGLLKHDGRPLIAVIRLDGQLKALDQDEVITQIQQVLGDWQTQGLTLAGVEIDHDAGNARLPAYRGFLTQLRATLPASLPLSITALPAWLDSAELPELLATVDSSVLQVHAVSDPRRGLFDADQAKQWAKAWSRITAKPFYLALPAYGVALLPDASGAPVVESEVPIERGGKRRELLADPLQLSTLATELRQDPPAHLAGLIWFRLPLAGDRRAWSLTTLGAVARGDALNSRLSLKLSAENGLYDIAISNQGNLDSDWPERLTLAVQGCDGADALAGYALQQSPDLLTFTRLRDGRIAAGGQRAIGWARCAKIDQGGSNVHP; encoded by the coding sequence ATGTCGTTCGTTATTCGTCTATCGGTATTGCTTGCCGCGTTGGTGCTCAACGGCTGCGAGCATCACGACGCACCACCACTCGATCAACAACTCTACGTCTGGCAACGGCAATGGACCCCGGCCCATGAGGCTGCGTTGCGCGATAGCCGTGCCGATTTCTCGACCTTGCGGGTGCTGGCGTTGCAGGCATTCCCGCAGGAAGGCTGGCGCCGGGCGCGGATTGATCCGGGGTTGCTCAAGCACGATGGCCGACCGCTGATTGCGGTGATTCGTCTGGATGGTCAGCTCAAGGCGCTGGATCAGGACGAGGTCATTACCCAGATCCAGCAAGTGCTCGGCGATTGGCAAACCCAAGGCCTGACCTTGGCCGGCGTGGAAATCGACCACGATGCCGGCAACGCTCGGCTGCCAGCCTATCGGGGGTTCCTCACGCAACTGCGCGCCACGCTGCCGGCATCTTTGCCGCTGAGCATCACCGCGCTGCCGGCCTGGCTCGACAGTGCTGAATTGCCCGAGCTGTTGGCGACGGTCGACAGCAGCGTGTTGCAGGTGCATGCGGTCAGTGACCCGCGTCGAGGGTTGTTCGACGCGGATCAAGCCAAACAGTGGGCCAAGGCCTGGAGCCGCATCACGGCTAAGCCGTTCTATCTGGCACTCCCGGCGTATGGCGTGGCGCTGTTGCCCGACGCCAGTGGTGCACCGGTCGTCGAAAGCGAAGTCCCCATCGAGCGGGGTGGCAAACGCCGGGAATTGCTGGCCGATCCGCTGCAATTGAGCACATTGGCGACTGAGTTGCGTCAGGATCCGCCGGCCCATCTGGCCGGCCTGATCTGGTTCCGTCTGCCACTGGCCGGTGATCGCCGCGCCTGGAGCCTGACGACACTGGGCGCCGTGGCCCGCGGTGATGCGTTGAACAGTCGCCTGAGCCTGAAACTATCCGCAGAAAACGGCCTCTATGACATCGCCATCAGCAACCAGGGCAATCTCGACAGCGACTGGCCCGAACGCCTGACGCTGGCGGTGCAAGGCTGTGATGGCGCTGATGCGCTGGCCGGTTATGCGTTGCAACAGAGCCCGGATCTGCTTACCTTCACCCGCTTGCGCGACGGTCGAATTGCGGCCGGCGGACAGCGCGCCATCGGTTGGGCACGCTGCGCAAAAATTGATCAAGGAGGTTCGAATGTTCACCCGTAA
- the gmd gene encoding GDP-mannose 4,6-dehydratase has translation MTKSALITGITGQDGAYLAKLLLDKGYKVHGLVARRSSDSRWRLREMGVEGDIIYLDGDMADACSVQRAVIKSAPDEVYNLAAQSFVAASWDQPVTTGIVDGLGVTHLLEAIRQFSPHTRFYQASTSEMFGLIQAEQQDENTPFYPRSPYGVAKLYGHWITVNYRESFNLHASSGILFNHESPLRGIEFVTRKVTDAAARIKQGKQQELRLGNIDSKRDWGFAGDYVEAMWMMLQQDKADDYVVATGVTTTVREMCRIAFDHIGLNYRDYVKIDPAFFRPAEVDVLLGNPAKAQRVLGWKPKTDLDTLIRMMMDADMKRVAKE, from the coding sequence ATGACTAAAAGTGCACTGATCACAGGGATCACCGGCCAGGACGGGGCTTATCTGGCGAAACTGCTGCTCGACAAGGGTTACAAGGTCCACGGCCTGGTGGCCCGGCGCAGCAGCGATTCACGCTGGCGCCTGCGCGAGATGGGGGTCGAGGGCGACATCATTTACCTGGATGGCGACATGGCCGATGCCTGCTCCGTGCAGCGCGCGGTGATCAAGTCGGCGCCGGACGAGGTCTACAACCTGGCGGCGCAAAGCTTTGTCGCCGCCTCCTGGGATCAACCGGTGACCACCGGCATCGTTGATGGCCTGGGCGTGACTCATCTGCTTGAAGCGATCCGCCAGTTCAGCCCGCACACGCGTTTCTATCAAGCGTCCACCAGCGAAATGTTCGGCCTGATCCAGGCCGAGCAGCAAGACGAGAACACGCCGTTCTACCCCCGTAGCCCGTACGGCGTAGCCAAGCTCTACGGTCACTGGATCACCGTGAACTACCGCGAGAGCTTCAACCTGCACGCCAGCAGCGGGATCCTGTTCAACCACGAATCACCGCTGCGCGGCATCGAGTTCGTGACCCGCAAGGTCACCGACGCCGCCGCCCGCATCAAGCAAGGCAAACAGCAGGAATTGCGCCTGGGCAATATCGACTCCAAGCGTGACTGGGGTTTTGCCGGCGACTACGTCGAAGCGATGTGGATGATGCTGCAACAGGACAAAGCCGACGACTACGTGGTCGCCACCGGCGTGACCACCACCGTGCGCGAAATGTGCCGGATCGCCTTCGACCACATTGGCCTGAATTACCGCGACTACGTGAAGATTGACCCGGCGTTTTTCCGCCCGGCCGAAGTCGACGTGCTCCTCGGGAACCCGGCCAAGGCCCAGCGTGTGCTGGGCTGGAAGCCAAAAACCGATCTGGATACCTTGATCCGCATGATGATGGATGCGGACATGAAACGCGTCGCCAAGGAGTAG
- a CDS encoding mannose-1-phosphate guanylyltransferase/mannose-6-phosphate isomerase has translation MLIPVILSGGAGTRLWPVSREGHPKPFMTLPDGQSLLGKTYRRAAGLLDGWGDIVTVTNREYYFQSKDHYQDAQLARHRGHFLLEPTGRNTAPAIAAAALSLQALHGDEAIMVVMPADHLIVNVDALQSAVAHAVTLAKAGYLVTFGVEPTTPETGFGYIETGAPLDDKGAARVQRFVEKPDLQTATHYLESGNFLWNSGMFCFSVATLLAELQVHAPELLEQTQACMAVSPSVETGGCLQQELSPALFAEITDISIDYALMERSDKVVVVPAGFDWSDIGSWGALAALVPADAQNNRASGDAIFVDSHNNFVQSEGRLVAAVGVDNLIIVDTADAVLVAHADRAQDVRRVAKQLKDKKHEAYRLHRTVSRPWGTYTVLEEGLRFKIKRIVVKPGGKLSLQMHHHRNEHWVVVEGMAKVTNNGTGTHLVAKNESTFIAAGHKHRLENPGVIDLVIIEVQSGEYLGEDDIVRFEDQYGRTV, from the coding sequence ATGCTGATTCCTGTGATTCTCTCCGGCGGTGCCGGGACCCGTTTGTGGCCGGTGTCCCGCGAAGGGCACCCCAAGCCGTTCATGACGCTGCCCGACGGCCAGTCGCTGCTGGGCAAGACCTACCGGCGCGCGGCGGGCCTGCTCGATGGTTGGGGCGACATCGTTACGGTGACCAACCGCGAGTATTACTTCCAGAGCAAGGATCACTACCAGGACGCGCAATTGGCCCGTCATCGCGGGCACTTCCTGCTTGAGCCGACCGGCCGTAACACCGCCCCGGCCATCGCGGCGGCGGCGCTGTCGCTGCAAGCCCTGCACGGTGACGAAGCGATCATGGTGGTCATGCCGGCCGATCACCTGATCGTCAATGTCGACGCCTTGCAGAGCGCCGTCGCGCATGCCGTGACGCTGGCCAAGGCGGGTTACCTGGTGACGTTCGGCGTCGAGCCGACGACGCCGGAAACCGGCTTCGGCTATATCGAGACCGGTGCACCGCTGGACGACAAAGGTGCGGCCAGGGTGCAGCGCTTCGTCGAAAAACCCGACCTGCAAACCGCAACGCATTACCTGGAAAGCGGCAACTTCCTGTGGAACTCCGGCATGTTCTGCTTCTCGGTGGCCACGCTGCTGGCCGAGTTGCAGGTTCACGCCCCCGAACTGCTGGAACAGACCCAAGCCTGCATGGCCGTCAGCCCATCGGTGGAAACCGGCGGTTGCCTGCAACAGGAATTATCGCCGGCGCTGTTTGCCGAGATCACCGACATCTCCATCGACTACGCCTTGATGGAACGCTCGGACAAAGTGGTCGTGGTGCCCGCCGGTTTCGACTGGAGCGACATCGGCTCCTGGGGCGCGCTGGCTGCACTGGTGCCGGCCGATGCACAAAATAACCGCGCCAGTGGCGATGCGATCTTCGTCGATAGCCACAACAACTTCGTCCAGAGCGAAGGCCGGCTGGTCGCCGCGGTGGGTGTGGATAACTTGATCATCGTCGACACCGCCGACGCCGTGCTGGTGGCCCACGCCGACCGCGCCCAGGATGTACGCCGGGTGGCCAAGCAGCTCAAGGACAAAAAGCACGAAGCCTATCGCCTGCACCGCACCGTCAGCCGGCCGTGGGGCACCTACACCGTGCTCGAGGAAGGTCTGCGTTTCAAGATCAAGCGCATCGTGGTCAAGCCGGGCGGCAAGCTGTCGTTGCAAATGCACCACCACCGCAACGAACACTGGGTCGTGGTCGAAGGCATGGCCAAGGTCACCAACAACGGCACCGGCACCCACCTGGTGGCCAAGAACGAATCCACGTTCATTGCCGCCGGGCACAAGCATCGCCTGGAAAACCCGGGTGTGATCGACCTGGTGATCATTGAAGTACAAAGCGGCGAATACCTGGGAGAGGACGACATCGTCCGCTTCGAAGACCAATATGGCAGGACGGTTTGA
- a CDS encoding class I SAM-dependent methyltransferase: protein MIRAWLRRLLPAAKPEPLPVMHSPVSPRDVGLRDAMLDGWFLGDSGELLKGFAINADDTLLDVGCGEGVATLFAVRQGASVIFTDSEHDKVRELALQVDAQSNKQNLGLVSNSLPLPLADGCASKVVCMEVLEHIDQPEPFMAELVRMGRPGALYLLSVPAPVGEHLQQGIAPASYFQSPNHVQIFTPERFAAMVEDAGLVIEHRQATGFFWVMGMIFFWASERAAGRDLGGAVRDRIQAPYPPLMESWAQTWQDLLAQPNGLAIKQMLDQFMPKSQVIIARKPLDADATSGRMA from the coding sequence ATGATTCGTGCATGGTTGCGACGCCTGTTGCCTGCGGCGAAACCCGAGCCGTTGCCGGTGATGCACAGCCCCGTGTCGCCACGGGATGTGGGGTTGCGCGATGCAATGCTCGATGGCTGGTTTCTGGGTGACAGCGGCGAACTGCTTAAAGGCTTTGCCATCAACGCGGACGACACCTTGCTCGACGTCGGTTGCGGTGAGGGCGTGGCGACCCTGTTTGCGGTGCGTCAGGGTGCGTCGGTGATCTTTACCGACAGCGAGCACGACAAGGTCCGCGAGCTGGCCCTGCAGGTGGATGCGCAGTCGAACAAGCAAAATCTTGGATTGGTGAGCAACAGCCTGCCGCTGCCCCTGGCCGACGGCTGCGCGAGCAAAGTCGTGTGCATGGAAGTGCTTGAGCACATTGATCAGCCCGAGCCGTTCATGGCCGAACTGGTGCGCATGGGCCGGCCCGGGGCGCTGTATTTGCTGAGCGTTCCGGCCCCGGTGGGTGAACATTTGCAGCAGGGCATCGCACCGGCCAGCTATTTCCAATCGCCCAATCACGTGCAGATTTTTACCCCGGAGCGGTTTGCCGCGATGGTCGAAGACGCCGGGCTGGTGATCGAGCATCGCCAGGCCACCGGGTTTTTCTGGGTCATGGGCATGATCTTTTTCTGGGCCAGTGAACGCGCCGCCGGTCGCGACCTGGGTGGCGCAGTGCGCGACCGGATTCAGGCGCCGTACCCACCGCTGATGGAGAGCTGGGCGCAGACCTGGCAAGACTTGCTGGCACAACCCAATGGCCTGGCGATCAAGCAGATGCTTGATCAATTCATGCCCAAGAGTCAGGTGATCATCGCCCGCAAACCGCTGGATGCCGACGCCACGTCCGGGAGGATGGCATGA
- a CDS encoding GDP-mannose 4,6-dehydratase, which produces MKKRLFVTGLSGFVGQHIQSRLNADTSKWELLTVPSRYDLGNPDSLADLWPELPDAVIHMAGQTFVPEAFRDPARTLNINLLGTLNLLQALKARGFNGTFLYVSSGDVYGQVSEAQLPITESQPPCPRNPYAVSKLSAEFLSLQWGLSEGWPVLVARPFNHIGTGQKDSFVIASAARQINRIKQGLQAPQLEVGDIDVTRDFLDVDDVISAYLALLEKGTPGQVYNICSGREQSIRSLIEQLGDLAQVDMQLIQDPARLRRADQRRVCGSHAKLAQTTGWTPEITTQQSLRAILSDWEKRVKDE; this is translated from the coding sequence TTGAAAAAGCGTCTGTTCGTTACGGGTCTGAGTGGATTCGTAGGACAACACATCCAATCGCGTCTGAATGCCGATACCTCGAAATGGGAGCTGCTGACGGTCCCTTCGCGCTATGACCTCGGCAACCCGGACAGCCTCGCAGACCTGTGGCCCGAGCTGCCCGACGCCGTCATTCACATGGCCGGCCAGACTTTCGTTCCCGAAGCCTTCCGTGATCCGGCGCGCACGCTGAACATCAACCTGCTCGGTACCCTGAACCTGCTGCAAGCCCTCAAGGCTCGCGGCTTCAACGGCACCTTCCTGTACGTCAGCTCCGGCGATGTCTACGGCCAGGTCAGCGAAGCCCAACTGCCCATCACCGAAAGCCAGCCACCCTGCCCGCGCAACCCGTATGCAGTGAGCAAACTGTCGGCGGAATTCTTGAGTCTGCAATGGGGCCTGAGCGAAGGCTGGCCGGTGCTGGTCGCCCGTCCGTTCAACCACATCGGCACCGGGCAAAAAGACAGCTTCGTCATCGCCAGCGCAGCGCGGCAGATCAACCGAATCAAGCAAGGCCTGCAAGCGCCACAACTGGAAGTCGGTGACATCGACGTCACCCGTGACTTCCTCGACGTGGACGATGTGATTTCGGCCTACCTGGCGCTGCTCGAAAAGGGTACGCCGGGGCAGGTCTACAACATTTGCTCGGGGCGCGAGCAAAGTATCCGCAGTTTGATTGAACAACTGGGGGACCTCGCCCAGGTCGACATGCAATTGATTCAGGATCCTGCGCGACTTCGCCGCGCAGATCAGCGTCGCGTTTGTGGCAGCCATGCCAAGCTCGCCCAGACCACAGGATGGACGCCTGAAATCACAACACAACAATCCCTGCGGGCGATCCTGTCCGACTGGGAGAAACGAGTAAAAGACGAATGA
- a CDS encoding glycosyltransferase — protein sequence MNFILYSDVNDSSISQSLGRPEYSYYFVLKAYRPVLESLGRVHVVSSVAEVDPLYRQLLAAGEDSLFLSFTPPQKTPTDLECPTICVVAWEFDSIPDEQWDNDPRQDWTHMLARQGRVITLSSHTARAIRRAMGEDFPVLVLPTPLWENFAAIRSHHTSAPVNPGSTLQIKGCVFDSRTLGLNADALIPVPPSAEELAALAAELEALKPPPLTLKRRFVIARHYLHMWRLDKGKSLPDPVHRTHFLSQWYWEGVRDLLSDTVHARLAEYLPAIAGPQTVAVPEPEPREWPDTNTQVETQVDGVVYVTVFNPRDGRKNWHQLITAFCWAFRETDDATLVLKITQSDLSSYYDELMTLLAQLSPFACRVVVMHGYLDDPQYARLYEAASFYVNASRCEGLCLPLMEFMASGKPVIAPDHTAMEDYIDERVAFVVKSSEELTIWPQDTRIIYRTLRYRPDWGSLKSAYENSYRMAKAQPQDYQRMSRAAIDRMHDYCAFAPVQQRLSDFFGLVPQASVPATVTDNASC from the coding sequence ATGAATTTCATTCTTTACTCGGACGTCAACGACAGCTCCATCAGCCAGAGCCTTGGTCGACCCGAATACAGTTATTACTTCGTGCTCAAGGCGTATCGCCCGGTGCTCGAAAGCCTTGGGCGGGTGCACGTGGTGTCCAGCGTCGCCGAGGTCGATCCCCTCTACAGGCAACTGCTCGCCGCTGGCGAAGACAGCTTGTTCCTGTCGTTCACCCCGCCGCAGAAAACCCCGACCGATCTGGAGTGCCCGACGATCTGCGTGGTGGCCTGGGAGTTCGACTCGATTCCCGATGAGCAGTGGGACAATGACCCGCGCCAGGACTGGACGCACATGCTCGCGCGCCAGGGCCGGGTCATCACGCTCTCCAGCCACACCGCCCGGGCGATTCGCCGGGCCATGGGTGAAGACTTCCCGGTTCTGGTGTTGCCAACGCCGTTGTGGGAAAACTTCGCGGCCATTCGTAGTCACCACACCAGCGCGCCGGTGAACCCCGGTTCAACACTGCAGATCAAGGGCTGCGTCTTCGACTCCCGTACCCTCGGGCTCAACGCCGATGCGCTGATCCCGGTGCCGCCGAGTGCCGAGGAACTGGCGGCGCTGGCGGCCGAGCTGGAGGCTTTGAAGCCACCGCCGCTGACACTGAAACGGCGCTTCGTGATTGCCCGCCATTACCTGCACATGTGGCGCCTGGACAAAGGCAAATCGCTGCCGGACCCGGTCCATCGCACGCACTTCCTGAGCCAGTGGTATTGGGAAGGGGTTCGCGACTTGTTGTCGGACACCGTCCATGCACGGCTCGCCGAGTACCTGCCGGCCATCGCCGGTCCGCAGACAGTTGCAGTGCCCGAGCCCGAACCCCGGGAGTGGCCGGATACCAACACCCAGGTCGAGACTCAAGTGGACGGCGTGGTCTACGTCACCGTCTTCAACCCGCGTGACGGTCGCAAGAACTGGCATCAGCTGATCACCGCGTTCTGCTGGGCGTTCCGCGAAACCGACGACGCCACGCTGGTGCTGAAGATTACCCAAAGCGACCTGTCGTCCTACTACGACGAGCTGATGACGTTGCTCGCGCAGCTGTCACCGTTTGCCTGTCGAGTGGTGGTGATGCACGGTTATCTGGACGATCCGCAATACGCCCGGCTGTACGAAGCCGCCAGTTTTTACGTCAATGCTTCACGCTGCGAAGGCCTGTGCCTGCCGCTGATGGAGTTCATGGCCAGCGGCAAACCGGTGATCGCCCCGGATCACACCGCCATGGAGGATTACATCGATGAGCGCGTGGCGTTTGTGGTCAAGTCCAGCGAAGAGCTGACCATTTGGCCGCAGGACACCCGCATCATCTACCGCACCCTGCGTTATCGACCGGACTGGGGTTCGCTGAAAAGCGCCTACGAAAACAGCTACCGGATGGCCAAGGCGCAACCGCAGGATTACCAGCGAATGTCCCGCGCCGCCATCGACCGCATGCACGACTACTGCGCGTTCGCCCCGGTGCAGCAACGTCTGTCGGACTTCTTCGGGCTGGTGCCGCAGGCCTCTGTGCCTGCGACCGTGACGGATAACGCCTCATGCTGA
- a CDS encoding ABC transporter ATP-binding protein, whose product MGHIRVTGLGKAYKQYPTRWSRLAEWLIPFSPMRHRQHWVLQDVNFEIAPGEAVGIVGVNGAGKSTLLKMITGTTQPTCGNIQLEGQVAALLELGMGFHPDFTGRQNAVMAGQLLGMHVEDIEALMPEIERFAEIGEAIDQPVRTYSSGMQMRLAFSVATARRPDILIVDEALSVGDAYFQHKSFDRIRSFRKAGTTLLIVSHDRGAIQSICDSAILLDRGRMAMHDKPEAVMDYYNALLAEREGQTVRQEMLAGGQVQTISGTGEAGILSVRLLDENERAIDAAEVGQPVVLEVQVEIRQDIERLVLGFMIKDRLGQAMYGINTHRQDKALDDLHAGERVTYRFAFVMGLGKGNYSVALSLSRLDSHLDRNFEWRDYGLVFHVINNRHEDFVGCSWLGAQTTITRTATAIHQERAS is encoded by the coding sequence ATGGGGCACATACGCGTTACTGGCCTGGGCAAGGCCTACAAGCAATACCCTACGCGCTGGAGCCGACTGGCCGAGTGGCTGATCCCGTTTTCGCCGATGCGCCACCGCCAGCACTGGGTGCTGCAAGACGTGAATTTCGAGATCGCCCCCGGTGAAGCGGTGGGCATCGTCGGGGTCAACGGCGCCGGTAAAAGCACGTTGTTGAAGATGATCACCGGTACCACCCAACCGACCTGCGGCAACATCCAGCTCGAAGGCCAGGTCGCCGCCCTGCTGGAACTGGGCATGGGTTTTCACCCGGACTTCACCGGCCGGCAGAACGCCGTGATGGCCGGGCAACTGCTGGGCATGCACGTCGAAGACATCGAAGCCCTGATGCCGGAGATCGAACGTTTCGCCGAAATCGGCGAGGCCATCGATCAGCCGGTGCGCACCTATTCCAGCGGCATGCAGATGCGCCTGGCGTTCAGCGTGGCCACGGCCCGGCGCCCGGACATCCTGATCGTCGACGAAGCATTGTCGGTGGGCGACGCCTACTTCCAGCACAAGAGTTTCGACCGCATCCGCAGCTTTCGCAAAGCCGGCACCACCTTGCTGATCGTGTCCCACGACCGAGGGGCGATCCAGTCGATCTGCGACTCGGCGATCCTGCTGGATCGCGGCCGCATGGCGATGCACGACAAACCCGAAGCGGTCATGGATTACTACAACGCCTTGCTCGCCGAACGCGAAGGCCAGACCGTGCGCCAGGAAATGCTCGCCGGAGGCCAAGTGCAAACCATCTCCGGTACCGGTGAAGCCGGCATCCTCAGCGTGCGCCTGCTGGACGAAAACGAACGCGCCATCGATGCCGCCGAAGTCGGTCAACCGGTGGTGCTGGAAGTGCAGGTAGAGATTCGCCAGGACATCGAACGCCTGGTGCTGGGCTTCATGATCAAGGATCGCCTGGGCCAGGCCATGTACGGCATCAACACCCACCGCCAGGACAAAGCCCTGGACGACCTGCACGCTGGTGAGCGAGTGACCTATCGCTTTGCCTTCGTCATGGGCCTGGGCAAGGGTAACTATTCCGTGGCGCTGAGCCTGTCGCGCCTGGACTCACACCTGGACCGCAACTTCGAATGGCGCGACTACGGCCTGGTGTTCCACGTCATCAATAATCGCCACGAAGACTTCGTCGGCTGCTCGTGGCTGGGCGCCCAGACCACCATCACCCGCACGGCCACTGCCATTCACCAGGAGCGCGCGTCATGA
- a CDS encoding glycosyltransferase, with amino-acid sequence MLIIIHSETNQRTIAQNLGRSEYSYYFVLKEYRPVLERLGRVIEVSDPQTEVDALYLDCLSRGEDCVFLSFSPPHRTPVNFACPTLAVFAWEFSTIPNEPFAGEPRNDWCSVLRASGAAITHSNYTVNAVREAMGADYPIVSVPAPVWDRFAARGAQLQRQPLARQVKLKIKGVVADSRQLDLQAFGPVHLRTGQGIDFDAPASEHELVLDGVIYTSVFNPSDGRKNWEDMLSAFCVTFRDVEDATLVFKLTHHDAEEALADILHHLYKNQSYRCRIVLIYGYLADADYEQLVQATSYVVNTAYGEGQCLPLMEFMSCGKPAVAPRTTAMIDYLDADNAFIIDTTDELTAWPHDPRRAFRTLRYITDWASVCRAYRASYDVAKDDPERYAQMSAHAVTSLQAFCSQASAEQRLKGFFADLFKNPVTPALETPDA; translated from the coding sequence ATGCTGATCATCATTCATTCGGAAACCAACCAGCGCACCATTGCCCAGAACCTCGGCCGCTCGGAGTACAGCTATTACTTCGTGCTCAAGGAGTACCGGCCGGTGCTGGAGCGACTGGGGCGAGTGATCGAAGTCAGCGACCCACAGACCGAAGTCGATGCGCTGTACCTCGACTGTCTGTCCCGAGGTGAAGACTGTGTCTTCCTGTCGTTCTCGCCCCCGCATCGCACGCCGGTCAACTTTGCCTGCCCGACCCTGGCGGTGTTTGCCTGGGAATTCAGCACCATTCCCAACGAGCCGTTTGCCGGGGAACCACGCAATGACTGGTGCAGCGTGTTGCGCGCGTCCGGTGCGGCCATCACGCATTCCAACTACACCGTCAACGCGGTGCGCGAGGCCATGGGCGCGGACTATCCGATCGTCTCCGTGCCCGCGCCCGTATGGGACCGCTTCGCTGCCCGTGGTGCGCAGTTGCAACGCCAGCCGTTGGCCAGGCAGGTGAAATTGAAGATCAAAGGGGTGGTGGCGGACAGTCGTCAGCTCGACCTGCAGGCGTTTGGCCCGGTGCATTTGCGTACGGGTCAGGGCATCGATTTCGATGCGCCGGCCAGTGAGCACGAGTTGGTGCTCGACGGGGTGATCTATACCTCGGTGTTCAACCCCAGTGACGGGCGCAAGAACTGGGAAGACATGCTCAGTGCCTTCTGCGTGACTTTCCGCGACGTTGAAGATGCCACGCTGGTGTTCAAACTGACCCACCACGATGCCGAAGAAGCGCTGGCCGATATCCTTCATCACTTGTATAAAAACCAGTCCTACCGCTGCCGCATCGTGTTGATTTACGGTTACCTGGCGGATGCGGATTACGAGCAACTGGTCCAGGCCACCAGTTATGTGGTCAACACCGCTTACGGTGAAGGGCAGTGCCTGCCGCTGATGGAGTTCATGTCCTGTGGCAAACCGGCAGTGGCGCCGCGCACCACGGCGATGATCGATTACCTGGATGCCGACAACGCCTTCATCATCGACACCACCGACGAATTGACCGCCTGGCCCCATGACCCGCGCCGCGCCTTCCGCACGTTGCGCTACATCACTGATTGGGCGTCGGTGTGCAGGGCGTATCGAGCAAGTTATGACGTAGCCAAGGACGATCCCGAGCGTTATGCGCAGATGTCCGCCCATGCGGTGACCAGCCTGCAAGCGTTCTGCAGTCAGGCCAGCGCCGAGCAACGCTTGAAAGGATTTTTTGCCGATTTGTTCAAAAACCCCGTTACACCTGCCCTGGAAACCCCCGACGCATGA